One window of Suricata suricatta isolate VVHF042 chromosome 6, meerkat_22Aug2017_6uvM2_HiC, whole genome shotgun sequence genomic DNA carries:
- the LOC115293630 gene encoding olfactory receptor 11L1-like: protein MKSPNVSTVTEFQLLGFQNLLEWQTLLFTIFLFIYFLTVTGNVVIIAVVSQDRRLHLPMYIFLKHLSFLEICYTSTIVPLLLANLFSCGQPISFPCCMAQLYFFVFFGATECFLLAMMAYDRYLAICSPLHYTSLMSPEICTKLLAISWLTGVGTGFLPSLMISSLDFCGPNQINHFFCDLPPLMNLSCSNVSVTRMVIFILSIAVLCICFFLTLVSYVFIVLTILRIPSGCGRMKTFSTCGSHLAVVTIYYGTMISMYVRPNDHLSPEINKIISVFYTVVTPLLNPVIYSLRNQEFKEAVRKVMRKKCGIYGVKGKGSFFFR from the coding sequence ATGAAGTCGCCAAATGTGTCCACTGTCACTGAGTTTCAGCTGCTAGGATTCCAGAACCTTCTTGAATGGCAGACACTACTCTTTACCATTTTCCTGTTCATCTATTTTCTCACAGTCACAGGGAATGTTGTCATTATTGCAGTGGTGAGCCAGGACCGGCGACTGCACTTGCCTATGTACATATTTCTCAAACACCTCTCCTTTCTGGAGATCTGTTACACATCCACGATTGTGCCCCTTCTCCTAGCCAACCTGTTCTCCTGTGGACAACCCATCTCCTTCCCTTGCTGTATGGCACAGCTTTActtctttgtgttctttgggGCTACTGAGTGTTTTCTTCTGGCCATGATGGCCTATGACCGATATCTAGCCATCTGCAGCCCACTTCACTACACTTCCCTGATGAGTCCTGAGATCTGCACCAAACTCCTGGCAATCTCCTGGTTGACAGGTGTTGGCACAGGATTTCTGCCCTCCCTAATGATTTCCAGTTTGGATTTCTGTGGGCCTAACCAGATCAATCATTTCTTCTGTGACCTTCCTCCCCTCATGAATCTCTCATGTTCCAATGTGTCTGTCACCAGGATGGTCATCTTTATCTTGTCAATTGCAGTGCtatgcatttgcttttttcttacaCTTGTATCCTATGTTTTTATTGTGTTAACCATATTGAGAATTCCTTCAGGCTGTGGCCGGATGAAGACCTTTTCCACATGTGGCTCCCATTTGGCTGTTGTTACTATCTACTATGGGACCATGATCTCCATGTATGTTCGTCCCAATGACCACCTGTCACCTGAAATCAACAAGATTATTTCTGTCTTCTACACTGTGGTCACCCCATTGCTGAACCCTGTTATCTACAGCTTGAGGAATCAAGAATTTAAAGAGGCTGTTAGAAAAGTCATGAGAAAAAAGTGTGGTATCTATGGAGTAAAAGGGAAGGGAAGTTTCTTCTTTAGGTAA